The proteins below come from a single Candidatus Zixiibacteriota bacterium genomic window:
- the phoU gene encoding phosphate signaling complex protein PhoU, which produces MTKHLHMEIEILKRKILSQSAVVEESVQKAMKSVGNRNPELAQNVIENDAIIDITEVELEEDCLKILALHQPVAIDLRFIITILKINNDLERIGDEAVNIAERAVVLAAQKRITIPVDLKGIADKVEYMLKRSLDSLVRLDSDLARKVCSLDDEVDNLFAEISSIVKTEIQNHPELIEHLIHILGTARHLERIADHATNIAEDVIYMIEGVIIRHKKSNP; this is translated from the coding sequence ATGACCAAGCATTTACATATGGAAATAGAAATATTAAAAAGAAAGATTTTATCGCAAAGCGCTGTTGTTGAAGAAAGTGTACAAAAAGCTATGAAATCAGTTGGGAACAGAAATCCTGAGTTGGCGCAAAATGTTATAGAAAATGATGCCATAATTGATATAACTGAAGTAGAATTGGAAGAAGATTGCCTGAAAATCCTGGCGCTTCATCAACCGGTTGCAATTGATTTGCGGTTTATAATCACCATACTGAAAATCAATAATGACTTGGAGCGAATTGGAGATGAGGCGGTAAATATTGCTGAACGCGCTGTTGTTCTGGCTGCTCAAAAGAGGATTACAATCCCCGTTGATCTTAAGGGAATAGCTGATAAGGTCGAATACATGTTGAAACGGAGTTTGGATTCGCTTGTACGGTTGGATTCGGATTTAGCGCGCAAAGTATGTTCATTAGATGACGAAGTGGATAATCTATTTGCGGAAATTAGCAGCATCGTTAAAACCGAAATCCAAAATCATCCTGAATTAATAGAACACCTGATTCATATACTTGGCACAGCGAGACATCTTGAGCGAATAGCCGACCATGCAACTAACATTGCTGAAGATGTTATATATATGATAGAGGGGGTTATTATCCGTCATAAAAAAAGCAATCCATAG
- a CDS encoding phosphate ABC transporter ATP-binding protein, whose amino-acid sequence MPENKINIETKETIAEAKPHHQDKANLKMSAHNLNFYYGENQALFNVSLDIEKNKVTALIGPSGCGKSTFLRTLNRMNETIPGTRLEGIVTLDSIDIYRDIKDVAAVRTRVGMVFQKSNPFPKSVFENVAYGLKVNGITDKNLVREAVEETLKKAYLWDEAKDMLNRNAYMLSGGQQQRLCIARALAVKPEVLLMDEPASALDPISTRKIEDLIGELKKYYTIVIVTHNMQQAARISDYTAFFYQGDLVEFGTTKTVFTKPLKKKTEDYVTGRFG is encoded by the coding sequence GTGCCTGAAAATAAAATTAACATAGAGACCAAGGAAACGATAGCAGAAGCAAAGCCTCATCATCAGGATAAAGCAAATTTGAAGATGAGCGCCCACAATCTCAATTTCTATTATGGAGAAAACCAGGCTTTGTTCAATGTTTCTCTGGATATCGAAAAGAACAAGGTTACTGCTTTAATCGGGCCGTCCGGCTGCGGGAAATCAACATTTTTACGTACACTTAACCGGATGAATGAGACTATCCCCGGCACCAGACTTGAGGGCATAGTTACTCTTGACAGCATCGATATCTACCGGGATATAAAAGATGTTGCAGCCGTAAGAACAAGAGTCGGCATGGTTTTTCAAAAGTCGAATCCGTTCCCTAAATCGGTGTTTGAAAATGTCGCTTATGGTCTAAAGGTAAACGGAATCACTGATAAGAACCTTGTCCGCGAAGCAGTAGAAGAAACTTTAAAAAAAGCCTATCTATGGGATGAAGCCAAAGACATGCTGAACAGAAACGCTTACATGCTGTCCGGCGGTCAGCAGCAGCGGTTATGTATCGCCCGGGCGCTGGCGGTCAAACCGGAAGTATTGCTGATGGATGAACCGGCATCGGCTCTCGACCCAATCTCAACAAGAAAAATTGAAGACTTGATTGGAGAACTGAAAAAATATTATACAATTGTTATTGTAACTCATAACATGCAGCAAGCCGCCCGAATTTCCGATTATACCGCCTTTTTTTACCAAGGCGATTTGGTAGAATTCGGTACGACAAAAACCGTATTTACAAAGCCCTTAAAGAAAAAAACTGAGGATTATGTAACCGGCCGGTTCGGCTAA